CCAGGTGACGGCGTTCTGGGGCTTCGCGCTGCCGATCGGCTGCTGGCTGGGACTGGCGCCGCAATGGCTGCCGCTTGCACCGGCGCAGCCGATGGCGGCGTCCGGTTTCTGGATCGGGCTGGTGGTGGGGCTGACGGTGGCGGCGCTGCTGCTGAGCTGGGCCCTGCAACGGCTGTCGCTGGCGCGCCTGAAGGTGGCACAGGCCTGATCCCCACGCTGGTGCGGTTCGTAAAAGCCGCACCAAACTATAAACGGTATTGACCGTTTTATTCAGAACATTGCTACCTCGCCACGATTGGTACAGTCTGGTATCGTCACGGATTGCCCAATTTCCGAGACATTCTTCAATGCGCTTTATTCTCGCACCAATCACGCTTTGCGCCATGCTGGCCGGCGGCCACGCCACCGCCGAGAAACTTACCCTGGACCGCATCCATTCCGACCCGTCGCTCAGCGGCCCCGGCGTGCGCAACCTGAAAGTGTCGCCGGACGGCGCCCGTGTCACCTTCCTCAAGGGCCGCGACGACAACCAGTTCCAGCTCGACCTGTGGGAATACAACCTGAAGAACAAATCGACGCACCGCCTGGTCGACTCGAAAACCCTGGTGCCGGAAGAGAACCTGTCCGACGCCGAAAAAGCGCGCCGCGAACGCGCCCGCACCGCCGCCCTCAAGGGCATCCTCAACTACAGCTGGTCGCCGGACGGCAAGCAGCTGCTGGTGCCGATCGCCGGCAACCTGTACCTGATCGACGCCGCCAAACCCGATGCCGCCCGCCTGGTCGCCAAGGGCAATGTGCTCGATCCGAAAATCTCGCCGAAAGGCCGCTACCTGTCGTTCGTGCGCGACCAGAACCTGTTCGTGATCGACCTGAGCAATAACCAGGAGCGCCAGCTGACCACCGACGGCGCCGGCACCATCCACAACGGCGAAGCCGAGTTCGTAGCGCAGGAAGAAATGCACCAGACCACCGGCTACTACTGGGCGCCGGACGATTCCGCCATTGCCTTCAAGCGCTACGACGAAGCGCAAGTGCCGGTCGTGCGCCGCTTTGAAATTTACGCCGATCGCACCGACGTGATCGACCAGCGCTACCCTGCCGCCGGCGACCCGAACGCCACCGTACAACTGAAAATCGTCTCGCCGAACGGCGGCGAAATCCGCAACGTCGACCTGGGCACCGAACAGGACATCTACCTGGTGCGCGCCGACTGGAGCAGCGACAGCAAGGCTTTGCTGTTCCAGCGCCAGAGCCGCGACCAGAAAAAACTCGAACTGATCTCGGTCGATGCCGCCACGCTGGCGCAGCGCACCCTGATCACCGAAACCTCGCAAACCTGGGTCAACATCTTCGAAGACCTGCGCTTCCTGGCCAAGGGTAAAGGCTTTGTGTGGTCGTCGGAACGCACGGGCCGCAAGCACCTGTACCTGTACGACATGAACGGCAAGCTGCTGCACCCGATTTCGAGCGGCGAATGGGGCGTCGAGCGCCTGCTGGCCGTCGATGAAAAGACCGGCCGCGTGTTCGTGCAATCGAACCGCGATGCGGTGATCGACAGCCAGACCTACGCGCTCAAGCTCGACGGCTCCACTGCCGACAAGCCCACCCGCATCACCCAGGGCGACGGCTGGCACGACTCCAACTTCGCCGGCAATGGCGAAGTGTTTGTCGATACCTATTCCGATCCGAACACGCCGCCCCAGGTGAGCATCCGCCGTCCCGACGGCACCATGATCAGCTGGCTCGAGCACAATGAGCTGAACGCCAGCCACCCGTATGCGAAATATCTGGACGCTCACCTGCGCCCCGAATACGGCACCATCAAGTCGAAAGACGGCCAGACCATGTACTACTCGATCACCAAGCCGTCCGGCTTCGATCCGGCCAAGAAATACCCGGTGTACCTGTCCACCTACGGCGGTCCCGGTGCGCAGCACGTCTCGCGCAAGTGGGGCAACCTGTTCGACCAGTACATGGCGCAGCAGGGCTTCGTGGTGTGGCGTCTCGACAACCGTGGTTCGAGCCGCCGCGAACGCGCCTTTACCGACCCGATCTACCTCGACATGGGCCGCGCGGAAGTGGAAGACCAACTGACCGGCATCGAATGGCTGAGCCAGCAGAGCTTCATCGATCCGAAACGCATCGGTGTATTCGGCTGGAGCTATGGCGGCTTCATGACCTTGCGCCTGCTGTCGCAGGGTTCGGACAAGATTGCCATGGGCGTATCGGTGGCGCCGGTGACCGACTGGTCGCTGTACGACACCCACTACACCGAGCGCTTCATGAGCACGCCAAAGCTGAACGTGGCCGGCTACAAGTCGGGCAGCGTGTTCTCGCACGTCGATGGCTTGAAATCGAAACTGCTACTGGTGCATGGCATGGCCGACGACAATGTGCTGTTCACCAACACCACGCGCATGATCGACGCGCTGGTGGCGCGCAACGTGCAGTTCGACCTGATGACCTACCCTGGCGCCAAGCACGGCATCTCGGGCAAGGTGCCGCAGCGTCACGTGTACGGCATGATCGAAGCGTTCTTCAAGAAGAATCTGATGCCGGAAGCAACGAAATAAGTTAGACGACAAAAGGGCCGCAAATGCGGCCCTTGTTTTACCTGCATCCTAAGCGATGCTTAGTTGCGGTTACCCTTGAGGGTGTCGTCAATGGCTTCTTTGGCGTCGCCGACGTTTTTCTGCAGCTTACCTTCAGCTTGCTTATTCAGGCCCTTGGCCTGCTGTTCGGACGAACCAACCACTTTACCGGCGCCTTCCTGGATTTTGCCGCCGATTTCCTTCGCCTTACCTTTGACTTGATCTTCGTTCATGATGCACTCCTTGGGTCAATGTTGAAGCTACGGGACACACAACGCTGTGTGCATGGGTTCTACTGTAGTCCGGTCGCGGCTGAGCTTCTGTGCGGTCGCCCACCCAAATGTAAAACGGGGGGCAGCAGAAAAGATACGGTCGGGCATCAAAAGGCTTCTTTCCCATGACGAATCGCTATATAGTTAACCTATAGCAACGTGCCCATAACCAGGAACAACCAGGAGATACCCGATGAAACTTGATGCACTGTTCCAGAATCCGACCGCGTTGCCTACCGCCCCGAAAGTCGTCGAAGAACTGATCAGCAGCTTCGACAAGGCCAGCGTCTCCACCGAGGAAATCGCCAAGAAGCTGTCGACGGACCCGGTGCTGAGCGCCAAGCTGCTGCGCCTGGCCAACTCGGCCTACTACCACGTCTCGCGCAGCATCGGCACGGTGGAAGATGCGGTGCTGATGCTCGGTTTCGTCACGGTACGCACGCTGGTCATCAGCTCCGGCCTGGTCAGCGGCTTCAAGACCGTGCCCGGCCTCGACCTCAAGCAATTCTGGCGCTACAGCCTGCACACCGCGGTGTCGGCCAAGTGGATCGCCAAGAAGACCAAGGAAAACACCGACCTCGCCTTCACCATCGGCATGATGCACGCCATCGGCCAGCTGGTGATCCACTCGGCCATGCCGGAAAAAGCCATGGCTCTCGATAAAGTGGCCGGCCCGATGGACTCGCGCCGCCTGGACGCCGAAGTGGCCTCGTTCGGCTACACGTTTGCCGACGTCGGCGCCGAACTGGCCCGCCGCTGGAAGTTCCCGGAAGCGTTTGCGGAAACCATCGTGGCCTTCCCCGAGCCGCACAAGGACGGCGAGCTCAATCGCCTGGCAGCGGTCGTCTCGCTGGCCGCCTGGCGCGCACGCGTGGAGCAAGCTGGCTTGACCGCCGAAGAAATCGCCGCCTGCTACCCGACCGAACTGGCCGAAGAACTGGGACTGGACGACGACGCCCTGATCGACGACATGCCGCCACCGGACGAACTGTCGGCCGGCCTGGAAGAACTCGTGAAATAAGCGACAACATTTCATAAGCAAAGCTGCCTGATTTCGGTCCGGCAGCTTTTTTTTCATCTTTTTTCAAATTATTTTGTTTTTACCCTCAAGTTCCCGTTTAAGTGGACGTTAATCAAGACATGCGGTAATCCGTCTTGATGTCGCAACTTTCCAGGTGAACTGATGAACACTTCCGAAGTCCTCGCTATGTACGAAAACATTGCCGGCCTGAGCACCCAAATGGCTGCCGCCGCGCGCATGGGCGACTGGGACGGCGTCGGCAAACTGGAAACCCAATGCACCAGCGCGGCCCGCGCCACGGCCACCGGCGTCCCTGCCCTCGACGGCGCGCCCCGCCTGCGCAAGATCGACTTGCTCAAACAAATCCTGGCCAACGACCGCGAAATCCGCGACCTGGCCGATCCGTGGATGAACACCGTCCCCGGCATGGCCCGGCAGTAAAACAGCGAGCCCAGCAAAAAAGCGCCCAACGAGGCGCTCTTTTTTTGCCCCCACTTCGGGGTCAGTGCCGACATTCGGACATTTTTGAACTTATCTGTACGGTGTTGGTCACCATAGCGATCAGCTCGTGTCTGAATGTCGGCACTGACCCCAAAGTTCTATGCGAGGGCGACGCGCAGGGACAGGGCGATGCCTTGGGCGGCTTGGGTGATTTCGTCGAGCGACGGGAAGCTCGGGGCGATGCGGATATGGCGGTCTTTTGGATCGTTACCGTACGGGAAAGCAGCGCCAGCAGGCGTCAGGGTAATGCCCGCTTCCTTGGCCAGTGCGACCGTGCGCTTGGCGGCGCCGTCCGGGGTGACCAGGTCGATGAAGTAGCCGCCTTGCGGACGGGTCCAGCTCACGCCCGGCACATTGCCCAGGTATTGTTCGAATTGCGCCAGCACGGCGTTGAACTTGGGTTTCAGCAGTGCGGCGTGCTGCTCCATCAGCGCTTCCACGGTCGGCAGGTCTTTCAGCAGGCGCACGTGGCGCAGCTGGTTGATCTTGTCCGGGCCGATGCTGCGTATGCCCGAATGTTTGGTCCACCAGGCGATATTGGCCGGCGACGACGCCAGCGCGGCAATGCCCGAACCGGCCCAGGTCACCTTCGATGACGACGCAAACACGAAGGCGCGGTCCGGGTGGCCGGCGGCGACGCACGCTTCGAGAATATTCAACACTTCCAGCTTTTCAGCACCCAGGTGGTGGAAGCGATAAGCGTCGTCCCACATCAGGATGAAGTCGGGGGCGGCGGTTTTCATCGTGGCCAGGCGCTGCACCACGGCGTCGGAATACACCACGCCACCCGGGTTGCTGTACTTCGGCACGCACCACATGCCCTTGATGCTGGCATCCTCGGCCACCAGTTTCTCCACCAGGTCCATGTCCGGGCCGTCGTCATACATCGGCACGTTGATCATCTTGATGCCGCGCGTTTCGCAGATGGCGAAGTGGCGGTCGTAGCCCGGTACCGGGCACAGGAACGTGACCGGCTCGCGCACCCAGGGCGCATTGCCCGGCGTGCCGTTCAGGAGCGCGTACATGATCACGTCATGCATCAGCGACAGGCTGGCGCTGCTATCGACCACCACTTGCGCGGCCGGCACATCGAGCAGTTCGCCGAACAGTGCGCGCGCCTCTGGCAAGCCCACGGTGCCGCCGTAGTTGCGGCCGTCAGTGCCGTCAGCAGCCTTGTAACCGTCCACGGCGTTCAACAAGGCGTTCGACAGGTCGAGCTGTTCGGGCGATGGCTTGCCACGGGACATATCGAGTTTCAGTCCGAGCTGTTTGAACGCTTGGTACTGTTGTTGGTCCTGCGATGGGAGGTCGGCTGCAGTCATGGGGCTCTTTCAAAATGGGAAGACGAAGCTTGGAAGCGTCGATAACTATACCCCAGTTCGTCAGAGCCTTGACAGAGATTCAAGTAATATACTTATGCGAAAAGTGCTGGCATCATGGCTGCACGGCCGGTTCCGGGACCGTTGATTTGGGCGTGGGAACTTCGCGGAAATCGTCGCCCGCCGCATCGGCCGGGCCCTGTTTCTTGCGGAAGCCTTGCCAGATCTTCAGCGGCGCGCCCGACTTCTTGCGGCGCAGGTAGAACAGCGCACCAGCACCAGCCAGCAAGGCAACGCCCAGGCCACCGATAATCAGCGGCAGCTTGCTCGACTGCTCCTCGGGCGGCTTTTCCTTTTTGTACTTCAGCTTGGGCAGCACGCGGCGTTGCTGTACCGGCGCTGGTGGCGGGGCGGCGGCAGTTTCGTCTGCGGCAGTTGCTTCTGCGGTAGTTGATTCAGCGGTGGCTGCTTTGGCGGTGGCGGCTCCGGTCTTCGGCGCCTCACTCGGCGCGGGGTGCTTCTCGGCGACCGGCGTGCCTGGCGCCGCGACTTGCTTCGCTCCCCCCTGCGCGTCTGGCGTCGCTGCTTGCGCGGCTGCGTCCCGTGAGTCTGGCGCCGCAGCCGCGCCTGGCTTCGCGGCCACCGGCACGTCTGCCGAGGCGGTCCGGGCATCGCCCATGCCGGAGGCGATGGTCAAGAGCTTGGTGGCGGCAGCCGGCGCGTCGGGCTTGGCGCCAGGTGCCGCCGCCGGGGTGGCCTGTTTTGCCACCTGCGCCGCAGCCGCCGCACCGGTGGACCCGGCCAGCGCGCTTTGCAATTGCTTCACTTTGCCTTCCAGTTCCACCAGCTTGGTGGACAGCGCCTGGCTCTGCAGGTCGAGTGCCCGGCACTCTTTGGCGCTGGCGCCGGACGGCGCGCAAGCTGCTGGCGCCGCCATTTTTTTCACACCGGCCGGCAATGGCAGGGGCGGCATTGGCAACAACGCCTGCGCCACTTGCGGCGGTGGTGCAGCGGTGATGGTGGTGGCGGCCAACTGGCTGGCGCCGGCTGGTGCAGCGGCGACGGCTTCTGTCTTGGCAGCGTGCTTGTTATCGGCCTTCGACGCCAGCGCCTCCGCTGGCTTGTCAGCCCGTTTAGGAACGCCCCCCACGGTGGGCTTGTCCGCCGGTTTAGCCGCGCCTGCTCCTACAGATTTGTCCGCCCGTTCAGAATCGCCTGGCCCGTGCCTATCTGCCAATTTAGGATCGATTGCACCAGTTGGCGTGTTGGTTGGCTTCGCCATGCGATTCCCGGCCGCACTGGATACCGGCGTCCCTGCCGCCCTCGCTGGCGCTATCACGCGCGAGCCAAGCGCTGCGGAAATCCGTTCAGGAATATCGCGCACCGGCACCAGCGCTGGCGGCCGGGCCTGCGCCGCTGCAGCTTTCAAGCCGCCCGGCCCGCCCACTTCCGATTCGTGGAACGACGGCATCGGCGCCGGGCGCGTGCGATCGCGCATCAGGCGGGCGGCAGCGGTCGGTGCGGCGCTGTCGGCCACCCTGGCCGGCTCGGCGGGGGCAACCACGGCAGGCGCCGTTACTGCTGGCGCTACCCGGACCGGTGGCGGCGCCGGATTGGGATCGGGCTGCAACCAGACCGTGGCCAGGCGGATATCGCGCCGCCCGCCCGCCGTCAACTCCACGTACACGTGCACGTAATCGGCATTGACGGCACCGGCGGTGGAGATGTGCAGGACATCCTTGCCGTCGCGCCGCACCACGGCCATCTTGACCGACGCCAGCGCCGGATTCATG
This is a stretch of genomic DNA from Duganella zoogloeoides. It encodes these proteins:
- a CDS encoding S9 family peptidase, which codes for MRFILAPITLCAMLAGGHATAEKLTLDRIHSDPSLSGPGVRNLKVSPDGARVTFLKGRDDNQFQLDLWEYNLKNKSTHRLVDSKTLVPEENLSDAEKARRERARTAALKGILNYSWSPDGKQLLVPIAGNLYLIDAAKPDAARLVAKGNVLDPKISPKGRYLSFVRDQNLFVIDLSNNQERQLTTDGAGTIHNGEAEFVAQEEMHQTTGYYWAPDDSAIAFKRYDEAQVPVVRRFEIYADRTDVIDQRYPAAGDPNATVQLKIVSPNGGEIRNVDLGTEQDIYLVRADWSSDSKALLFQRQSRDQKKLELISVDAATLAQRTLITETSQTWVNIFEDLRFLAKGKGFVWSSERTGRKHLYLYDMNGKLLHPISSGEWGVERLLAVDEKTGRVFVQSNRDAVIDSQTYALKLDGSTADKPTRITQGDGWHDSNFAGNGEVFVDTYSDPNTPPQVSIRRPDGTMISWLEHNELNASHPYAKYLDAHLRPEYGTIKSKDGQTMYYSITKPSGFDPAKKYPVYLSTYGGPGAQHVSRKWGNLFDQYMAQQGFVVWRLDNRGSSRRERAFTDPIYLDMGRAEVEDQLTGIEWLSQQSFIDPKRIGVFGWSYGGFMTLRLLSQGSDKIAMGVSVAPVTDWSLYDTHYTERFMSTPKLNVAGYKSGSVFSHVDGLKSKLLLVHGMADDNVLFTNTTRMIDALVARNVQFDLMTYPGAKHGISGKVPQRHVYGMIEAFFKKNLMPEATK
- a CDS encoding CsbD family protein, with product MNEDQVKGKAKEIGGKIQEGAGKVVGSSEQQAKGLNKQAEGKLQKNVGDAKEAIDDTLKGNRN
- a CDS encoding FimV/HubP-related protein, giving the protein MLHLLAVLALVVQAPMPHAAELGDVAARSYIGQPLSADVELLAGDGGPVQARLAQLDVYRGANITMNPALASVKMAVVRRDGKDVLHISTAGAVNADYVHVYVELTAGGRRDIRLATVWLQPDPNPAPPPVRVAPAVTAPAVVAPAEPARVADSAAPTAAARLMRDRTRPAPMPSFHESEVGGPGGLKAAAAQARPPALVPVRDIPERISAALGSRVIAPARAAGTPVSSAAGNRMAKPTNTPTGAIDPKLADRHGPGDSERADKSVGAGAAKPADKPTVGGVPKRADKPAEALASKADNKHAAKTEAVAAAPAGASQLAATTITAAPPPQVAQALLPMPPLPLPAGVKKMAAPAACAPSGASAKECRALDLQSQALSTKLVELEGKVKQLQSALAGSTGAAAAAQVAKQATPAAAPGAKPDAPAAATKLLTIASGMGDARTASADVPVAAKPGAAAAPDSRDAAAQAATPDAQGGAKQVAAPGTPVAEKHPAPSEAPKTGAATAKAATAESTTAEATAADETAAAPPPAPVQQRRVLPKLKYKKEKPPEEQSSKLPLIIGGLGVALLAGAGALFYLRRKKSGAPLKIWQGFRKKQGPADAAGDDFREVPTPKSTVPEPAVQP
- a CDS encoding HDOD domain-containing protein, giving the protein MKLDALFQNPTALPTAPKVVEELISSFDKASVSTEEIAKKLSTDPVLSAKLLRLANSAYYHVSRSIGTVEDAVLMLGFVTVRTLVISSGLVSGFKTVPGLDLKQFWRYSLHTAVSAKWIAKKTKENTDLAFTIGMMHAIGQLVIHSAMPEKAMALDKVAGPMDSRRLDAEVASFGYTFADVGAELARRWKFPEAFAETIVAFPEPHKDGELNRLAAVVSLAAWRARVEQAGLTAEEIAACYPTELAEELGLDDDALIDDMPPPDELSAGLEELVK
- a CDS encoding aminotransferase class I/II-fold pyridoxal phosphate-dependent enzyme, with translation MTAADLPSQDQQQYQAFKQLGLKLDMSRGKPSPEQLDLSNALLNAVDGYKAADGTDGRNYGGTVGLPEARALFGELLDVPAAQVVVDSSASLSLMHDVIMYALLNGTPGNAPWVREPVTFLCPVPGYDRHFAICETRGIKMINVPMYDDGPDMDLVEKLVAEDASIKGMWCVPKYSNPGGVVYSDAVVQRLATMKTAAPDFILMWDDAYRFHHLGAEKLEVLNILEACVAAGHPDRAFVFASSSKVTWAGSGIAALASSPANIAWWTKHSGIRSIGPDKINQLRHVRLLKDLPTVEALMEQHAALLKPKFNAVLAQFEQYLGNVPGVSWTRPQGGYFIDLVTPDGAAKRTVALAKEAGITLTPAGAAFPYGNDPKDRHIRIAPSFPSLDEITQAAQGIALSLRVALA
- a CDS encoding flagellar protein FliT; translation: MNTSEVLAMYENIAGLSTQMAAAARMGDWDGVGKLETQCTSAARATATGVPALDGAPRLRKIDLLKQILANDREIRDLADPWMNTVPGMARQ